A stretch of Triticum aestivum cultivar Chinese Spring chromosome 1D, IWGSC CS RefSeq v2.1, whole genome shotgun sequence DNA encodes these proteins:
- the LOC123163153 gene encoding high-affinity nitrate transporter 2.3-like, which translates to MEGASNWGPAAMEVQAAPKAKFKIPVDDDSKATEFWLFSFSRSHMSAFHLSWFSFFCCFVSTFAAPPLMPLIRDNLGLTAKDIGNAGVASVSGAVFARLAMGTACDLVGPRLASAAIILLTTPAVYCTSIINSASSFLLARFFTGFSLASFVSTQFWMSSMFSAPKVGLANGVAGGWGNLGGGAVQLLMPFVFEAVRKIGSTKFVAWRVAFFIPGIMQTVSAIAVLALGQDMPDGNYRKLHKSGEMHKDSFGNVLRHAVTNYRAWILALTYGYSFGVELAVDNIVAEYFYDRFDVNLHTAGLIAATFGLANIVSRPGGGLMSDWLSQRYGMRGRLWGLWVMQTIGGVLCVVLGIVDYSFGASVAVMILFSLFCQAACGLTFGIVPFVSRRSLGLISGMTGGGGNVGAVLTQVIFFRGGKYKTETGIMYMGIMILACTLPVAFIYFPQWGGMLAGPRPGATADDYYNGEWTAEERDKGYNAATKRFAENSVREGGRRAASGSDSRHTVPVDGSPAPADV; encoded by the coding sequence ATGGAGGGGGCGTCAAACTGGGGACCGGCGGCGATGGAGGTccaggcggcgcccaaggccaagTTCAAGATCCCGGTGGACGATGACAGCAAGGCCACCGAGTTCTGGCTCTTCTCGTTCTCGAGGTCGCACATGAGCGCCTTCCACCTCTCGTGGTTCTCCTTCTTCTGCTGCTTCGTGTCCACCTTTGCGGCGCCGCCGCTCATGCCGCTCATCCGGGACAACCTCGGCCTCACGGCCAAGGACATCGGCAACGCCGGGGTCGCGTCCGTCTCGGGCGCCGTCTTCGCGCGCCTCGCCATGGGCACGGCCTGCGACCTGGTCGGTCCCCGCCTGGCGTCGGCGGCCATCATACTGCTCACCACCCCCGCGGTCTACTGCACCTCCATCATCAACTCGGCCTCCTCCTTCCTGCTCGCGCGCTTCTTCACCGGCTTCTCGCTCGCTTCCTTCGTGTCCACGCAGTTCTGGATGAGCTCCATGTTCTCGGCGCCCAAGGTGGGGCTGGCCAACGGCGTCGCGGGAGGCTGGGGCAACCTCGGCGGGGGCGCCGTGCAGCTCCTCATGCCCTTCGTCTTTGAGGCCGTCCGCAAGATAGGCAGCACCAAGTTCGTGGCGTGGCGCGTCGCCTTCTTCATCCCGGGCATCATGCAGACGGTGTCGGCCATCGCGGTGCTGGCGCTCGGGCAGGACATGCCGGACGGCAACTACCGCAAGCTGCACAAGTCCGGGGAGATGCACAAGGACAGCTTCGGCAACGTGCTGCGCCACGCGGTCACCAACTACCGCGCCTGGATCCTGGCGCTCACCTACGGCTACAGCTTCGGCGTGGAGCTGGCCGTGGACAACATCGTCGCCGAGTACTTCTACGACCGCTTCGACGTCAACCTCCACACCGCCGGCCTCATCGCCGCCACCTTCGGGCTGGCCAACATCGTGTCCCGCCCAGGCGGCGGGCTCATGTCCGACTGGCTGTCCCAGCGCTACGGCATGCGCGGCAGGCTGTGGGGGCTGTGGGTGATGCAGACCATCGGCGGCGTCCTCTGCGTCGTGCTGGGCATCGTCGACTACTCCTTCGGCGCCTCCGTGGCCGTCATGATACTCTTCTCCTTGTTCTGCCAGGCCGCGTGCGGCCTCACCTTCGGCATcgtgcccttcgtgtcgcgcagGTCGCTGGGGCTCATCTCCGGCAtgaccggcggcggcggcaacgtcgGCGCCGTGCTCACGCAGGTCATCTTCTTCAGGGGCGGCAAGTACAAGACGGAGACGGGGATCATGTACATGGGTATCATGATCCTCGCATGCACGCTGCCCGTCGCCTTCATCTACTTCCCGCAGTGGGGCGGCATGCTCGCCGGGCCGCGGCCGGGGGCGACCGCCGACGACTACTACAACGGGGAGTGGACCGCGGAGGAGCGGGACAAGGGGTACAACGCTGCCACCAAGCGTTTCGCGGAGAACAGCGTGCGCgagggcggccggagggcggcgtCAGGCAGCGACTCAAGGCACACCGTCCCCGTCGACGGCTCGCCGGCGCCGGCCGACGTGTGA